AATAGGAAGTCTCCGCCTGGAGCTGAGTAAGAAGGCCCTACTTCAACTGCCCAGTCAGAAGCAATGAGACCAGTTGCTGAAAGAACTGATATAAGTGCATACACTCCAACAATGATCAATGACATTACGGCCATTTTATCTTTAAAAATATTTTCGACGGCATGATCCCAAAGGGATTTTGATTTCTTCAATTTAGATTCCTCTATTTCTACACCCTCTACGGATTGAATACTTGATTGTGACACTTCTCACTCCTACTTAAGTCGAACTCTTGGATCTACAATTGTGTACAGAACATCAGTAATAACGCTAAAGATGATATAGGCCATTGCTGTCAAAATAGTCATTGCCTTAATTACTGGAAAGTCTGAATTATAGACACCATTCAATGTGATTCCACCAAGACCTGGAATACTGAAAAAGCTTTCTAAGAGGAGAGCTCCAAGTATCAGGAAAGGGATTTGAATAACAACAAATGTGATAATAGGTATCATTGCATTCTTTAAAACGTGCTTAAACAAAATAACTCTTTCAGAAAGACCTTTCGCCTTAGCCGTTCTTACATAATCTTGATAGATTTCATCTAGCATTACTGTTCTATAAAATCTCACATCAGGACCAATCGAGAGAATAATCCAAATGATAATTGGCAGAACAACATATGGAACAAAGTCAGGAAAACCAGACTCATAACCAGAAATTTCAAACCAACCTAACTTATAAGCAAAGAACCATTGCCCAAATAGGATATAGGCAAGAGAAGTAATACTCATCAGAAGTACGCAAAAGAATACCGCGCACTTATCAATCCATTGCCCTCTAAAGAAAGAAACAACGAGAGAAATTGATACTGCAATTATTGTAGAGAGCACAAATGCTGGTAAAGTCAGAGTTA
The sequence above is a segment of the Halobacteriovorax sp. JY17 genome. Coding sequences within it:
- a CDS encoding ABC transporter permease; translation: MNLWQYILRRLFYIIPTILGVALIIFIIFNVVAPDPALIMLGKHATLSQIADLRNELGLNKPMWAQYLDIVKSAFTFDFGRSWTTKQEIIQMIKNGAIPSLTLTLPAFVLSTIIAVSISLVVSFFRGQWIDKCAVFFCVLLMSITSLAYILFGQWFFAYKLGWFEISGYESGFPDFVPYVVLPIIIWIILSIGPDVRFYRTVMLDEIYQDYVRTAKAKGLSERVILFKHVLKNAMIPIITFVVIQIPFLILGALLLESFFSIPGLGGITLNGVYNSDFPVIKAMTILTAMAYIIFSVITDVLYTIVDPRVRLK